Proteins found in one Syntrophales bacterium genomic segment:
- the nrdD gene encoding anaerobic ribonucleoside-triphosphate reductase, whose translation MAVINHETTDLTLFVKASYEEDMTRWNRQRIVDALLRETDMDVDTAEMISREVEKQIVSSGISLLTTPLIRELVNVQLIQKGLDQARRMHVRLGFPLYDIREFIFHQNKENANVPHTPEGTNLVLAEGIKREYALHDVFSNNVRDAHVAGDIHLHGLGYIDRPYSACQSLEYIKKFGPNIPRSITVARPARHVEVLLAHMVRFGSLLQGHFAGVIGWDAVNYFFAPYLTAMSDREIKQFAQVRVYEFSQLTSARGGQSVFTDIHLYWEVPEHFADVPAIGPGGKFTGKTYKDYTVDAQRFVRAIFEVFKEGDATGRPFIFPRPVVHITERFFQTPGHGDFLNLICDVAAEKGNTCFVFERDEKARTICGCSSLEEGEWWSDAKTPWRLRCFAIQNVTLNLPRLGYKAKRDNLKLFSLISELMELAAKAHSEKKDFIERLLSHGKAGPLSMLAMNRDGSPYLRMDRSFYLVGMVGLNELAQIYTGKQLHESTDALNLGLKVIEHMKRETDKLSQKYGMRFILEQTPAETTAYRFARLDLKYFSPEAGHFVKGDLSKGGIYYTNSSHLHVSAPVSPMERVEMEGRFHPFISGGAFTSLWLGETRPSTESIVRFVTEVFRDTKNSQITFSPDFTTCTACDRTFRGLRETCSFCGSKDVEGIARITQYFSRTSEWNKGKLAELRDRSRSLDSIFSP comes from the coding sequence ATGGCCGTTATTAATCATGAAACCACAGATTTGACGCTTTTCGTGAAGGCGTCGTATGAAGAAGACATGACCCGCTGGAACCGGCAGCGAATCGTTGATGCCCTCCTCCGGGAGACAGACATGGACGTTGATACAGCAGAAATGATCAGTAGGGAAGTTGAAAAACAGATCGTCTCTTCCGGGATCAGTCTGCTCACAACACCCCTGATCAGGGAATTGGTGAACGTACAACTTATCCAAAAAGGTCTTGACCAGGCAAGAAGGATGCATGTCCGTCTCGGATTTCCCCTGTATGACATAAGGGAGTTCATTTTTCACCAGAATAAGGAAAACGCCAATGTACCCCACACCCCCGAAGGCACAAACTTGGTCCTCGCCGAAGGCATCAAGCGGGAATACGCCCTCCATGATGTCTTTTCCAACAATGTGAGGGATGCCCATGTGGCAGGTGATATCCATCTACATGGCCTGGGATACATTGACAGACCTTACAGTGCATGTCAGTCCCTTGAATACATTAAAAAGTTTGGCCCGAACATCCCCCGTTCCATCACAGTTGCCAGACCGGCCAGGCACGTGGAGGTTCTCCTGGCCCACATGGTGCGATTTGGCTCTCTTCTCCAGGGGCATTTTGCTGGTGTCATTGGATGGGATGCGGTAAATTACTTCTTTGCCCCCTATCTGACGGCGATGAGCGACAGGGAAATCAAACAGTTTGCCCAGGTGCGCGTTTATGAATTCTCTCAGTTGACTTCGGCCAGAGGCGGGCAGTCCGTATTTACCGACATCCATCTCTACTGGGAAGTGCCCGAACATTTTGCGGATGTCCCGGCGATCGGGCCGGGAGGTAAATTTACCGGCAAGACTTACAAAGATTATACCGTGGATGCCCAGAGGTTTGTCCGGGCTATTTTCGAGGTCTTCAAGGAGGGGGATGCCACGGGGAGGCCTTTCATCTTCCCCAGACCTGTCGTCCATATCACGGAAAGGTTTTTTCAAACACCGGGGCATGGAGACTTTCTCAATCTTATCTGCGATGTAGCCGCGGAAAAAGGAAATACCTGTTTTGTCTTCGAACGGGACGAAAAGGCCAGAACAATATGCGGTTGTTCGAGCTTAGAGGAGGGGGAATGGTGGAGTGATGCAAAGACCCCCTGGAGGTTAAGGTGTTTTGCCATCCAGAATGTGACCTTGAATCTTCCCCGGCTCGGTTATAAAGCCAAGAGGGATAATCTCAAGTTGTTTTCCTTGATCTCGGAGCTGATGGAACTGGCAGCGAAGGCCCACAGTGAAAAGAAAGATTTTATAGAAAGATTGCTTTCCCACGGTAAGGCGGGACCCCTCTCTATGCTCGCCATGAACAGGGATGGTTCACCCTATCTCAGAATGGATCGCTCGTTCTATCTCGTGGGGATGGTGGGACTCAATGAACTTGCCCAGATCTATACCGGTAAACAATTACACGAATCCACAGACGCCCTGAACTTGGGATTAAAGGTAATCGAACATATGAAGAGAGAAACCGATAAGCTCAGTCAAAAATATGGGATGCGGTTTATTCTCGAACAGACACCAGCGGAGACCACAGCTTATCGTTTTGCCCGGCTGGATCTGAAGTATTTCTCCCCGGAGGCGGGACACTTTGTCAAAGGTGATTTGTCAAAGGGAGGGATATATTACACAAATTCCTCTCATCTGCATGTGTCGGCTCCCGTGAGCCCCATGGAACGCGTGGAGATGGAAGGGCGCTTTCATCCCTTTATCAGTGGAGGCGCCTTTACCTCTTTGTGGCTCGGAGAGACCCGGCCTTCCACGGAGTCCATTGTCAGGTTCGTCACCGAGGTTTTCAGAGACACCAAAAACTCCCAAATCACCTTCTCACCTGACTTCACGACCTGTACCGCCTGTGACAGGACTTTTAGGGGCTTGAGAGAAACCTGTTCCTTCTGCGGGTCAAAAGATGTGGAGGGAATTGCCAGGATTACCCAATATTTCAGCAGGACATCCGAATGGAACAAAGGAAAACTGGCGGAACTGAGAGACAGGAGCCGTAGTTTAGATTCCATATTTTCCCCCTGA
- a CDS encoding D-sedoheptulose 7-phosphate isomerase, with amino-acid sequence MEDHIVKIFRESSQLKEIFVNENLNRIVNVVEAVTGVLKTGNKILLFGNGGSAADAQHLAAEFINRFIIERPPLPAIALTTDTSVITSIGNDYDFSEIFSKQIKAIGQQGDIAWGISTSGNSPNVVKALEIAKKIGMITIGLTGKDGGKIAQMVDYSLHVSSQSVPRIQEVHITLGHVICEMVDFKLFQRPDTK; translated from the coding sequence ATGGAAGACCACATTGTAAAGATATTCAGGGAGAGCAGTCAGCTTAAGGAAATATTCGTCAACGAGAACCTGAACAGGATTGTCAATGTTGTCGAGGCGGTGACAGGCGTTTTAAAGACGGGGAATAAAATATTACTCTTTGGAAATGGCGGCTCTGCAGCGGATGCCCAACACCTGGCTGCAGAATTTATAAACCGGTTTATCATCGAGAGGCCACCACTTCCCGCAATAGCCTTAACTACCGATACTTCCGTTATTACCAGCATTGGCAATGATTATGACTTCTCAGAAATCTTCAGCAAACAGATTAAGGCCATAGGACAGCAAGGAGATATAGCCTGGGGAATCAGCACCAGCGGAAACTCTCCGAATGTTGTCAAGGCCCTGGAGATAGCAAAAAAAATCGGTATGATCACCATCGGTCTGACGGGGAAAGACGGGGGCAAGATAGCACAAATGGTGGATTATTCTCTCCACGTTTCTTCCCAAAGTGTACCCCGCATTCAGGAGGTTCACATCACGTTAGGACATGTGATTTGTGAAATGGTAGATTTTAAACTGTTTCAGAGACCGGATACAAAATAG
- the grpE gene encoding nucleotide exchange factor GrpE has protein sequence MSIEDLMTKLKEKEKEAAENFDKYMRAIAELENYKKRAAKEKTEFVKYCNENLIKNILPLADSLDRACKHACNADDLEAFKAGLKLVQEQLCCCLEKYGVEKIEAIGKDFDPNIHEALLQVETEEHEDNKVVDEFEKGYLLNSRLLRPAKVSVCKRTKQKT, from the coding sequence GTGTCTATTGAAGATCTGATGACGAAGCTCAAGGAAAAGGAAAAAGAGGCCGCCGAAAACTTCGACAAGTATATGCGCGCCATTGCAGAGCTTGAGAACTACAAAAAACGTGCCGCGAAAGAGAAAACCGAATTTGTAAAATACTGCAATGAAAATCTGATCAAAAATATCCTGCCACTGGCAGACAGCCTCGACAGGGCATGCAAGCACGCCTGCAACGCAGACGACCTTGAGGCCTTCAAAGCCGGTCTTAAACTGGTTCAGGAGCAACTGTGCTGTTGTCTGGAAAAATACGGAGTCGAGAAAATTGAGGCTATCGGCAAGGATTTTGACCCTAATATACATGAAGCCTTACTTCAGGTAGAGACCGAAGAACATGAGGATAACAAAGTGGTTGATGAATTTGAAAAGGGTTATCTTTTGAACAGCCGCCTGCTAAGGCCGGCCAAGGTTTCTGTTTGTAAGCGTACGAAACAGAAAACATAA